Proteins from a single region of Gemmatimonadaceae bacterium:
- the cysS gene encoding cysteine--tRNA ligase, which yields MRPSHTQSADLSSSSPARAPQTGTATREFRLYNTLTRQTEAFVPADGETVRIYSCGPTVYNPAHLGNFRTFLFVDLLRRTLQLRGWKVRQVMNLTDVDDKIIRRAHEQKKTIREVTEPVTAIFHKDREYLRIQAAEVYPKATDYIPQMIRLVEELVARGVAYQADDKSVYFAIDRFPPYGRLSRLDKRELKTGARVAQDDYSKENAQDFALWKAATPNDEVTGAAWDSPWGRGRPGWHLECSAMAIDLLGDTLDIHCGGIDLVFPHHEDEIAQSEAATGKTFSRFWCHGAFLLTDGAKMAKRLGNVTTVQGMREADVSPAALRHFVFNTHYRKELNLSDDALEASINAVRRVGDFADRLAAATGGTPELAAAADTAIAEVEAALFEDLNAPNALAGLFTFIHRANAQLDRRGSDVEAVERARRAFERINGVLDILPDREIHDQALISWVEERLEARRAARERRDFPEADRIRAELVGKGIAIEDAGGRTTWKRVR from the coding sequence ATGCGTCCGTCTCACACTCAGTCCGCCGACCTGTCCAGCTCCTCGCCGGCGCGGGCGCCCCAGACCGGGACCGCCACGCGCGAGTTCCGGCTGTACAACACACTGACCCGTCAGACCGAGGCGTTCGTCCCGGCCGACGGCGAGACGGTGCGCATCTATAGTTGTGGCCCGACGGTCTACAATCCGGCGCACCTCGGCAATTTCCGCACGTTTTTGTTCGTCGATCTCCTGCGTCGCACGCTGCAGTTGCGCGGCTGGAAGGTGCGCCAGGTGATGAACCTGACCGACGTCGACGACAAGATCATCCGGCGCGCGCACGAACAGAAAAAGACGATTCGCGAGGTCACCGAGCCGGTCACCGCGATCTTCCACAAGGATCGCGAGTACCTGCGCATCCAGGCCGCCGAGGTCTATCCGAAGGCAACCGACTACATCCCGCAGATGATTCGGCTGGTCGAGGAGCTCGTCGCTCGCGGCGTCGCCTATCAAGCGGACGACAAGTCAGTCTATTTCGCGATCGATCGTTTTCCTCCGTACGGGCGCTTGTCGCGTCTCGACAAACGCGAGCTCAAGACGGGGGCGCGCGTCGCGCAGGACGACTACTCGAAGGAGAACGCGCAGGACTTCGCGCTCTGGAAGGCGGCGACGCCCAACGACGAGGTGACCGGCGCGGCGTGGGATTCGCCGTGGGGGCGCGGCCGGCCCGGCTGGCATCTGGAGTGCTCGGCGATGGCGATCGATTTGTTGGGAGACACGCTCGACATCCACTGCGGCGGCATCGACCTCGTCTTCCCGCACCACGAAGACGAGATCGCACAGTCCGAGGCGGCGACCGGCAAGACGTTCTCGCGCTTCTGGTGCCACGGCGCCTTTTTGCTGACCGACGGCGCGAAGATGGCCAAGCGACTCGGCAACGTCACGACGGTGCAGGGGATGCGCGAGGCCGATGTATCACCGGCGGCACTCCGGCACTTCGTCTTCAACACGCACTATCGGAAGGAGCTCAACCTTTCCGACGATGCGCTCGAGGCGTCGATCAATGCCGTGCGTCGTGTGGGCGACTTCGCGGATCGATTGGCGGCGGCGACGGGTGGAACGCCCGAGCTGGCGGCAGCGGCGGACACAGCCATAGCCGAAGTGGAGGCGGCGCTCTTCGAGGATCTGAACGCGCCCAACGCCTTGGCTGGCCTCTTCACGTTCATCCATCGTGCGAACGCCCAGCTCGACCGCCGCGGATCCGACGTGGAGGCGGTCGAGCGAGCTCGGCGGGCGTTCGAGCGGATCAACGGCGTTCTCGACATCCTGCCCGACCGGGAAATTCACGATCAGGCCCTCATTTCGTGGGTGGAAGAACGGCTCGAGGCTCGCCGGGCAGCGCGCGAACGCCGAGATTTCCCCGAGGCGGATCGGATTCGGGCCGAGCTGGTTGGGAAGGGGATCGCGATCGAGGACGCGGGCGGTCGGACGACCTGGAAGCGGGTCCGCTAG